The nucleotide sequence CCGCCCGACCATTCGACCCAGCGCGCCGTGCTTTCGCTTTCCTCGCCCAGGATGGCGACCAGATCTGCGCGCAGGGCCGAGGCTTTTCCCTGGAGACTATGCAGTTCCAGAAGAGAGGCCTCGTCGGCTTCGCTCCGGGAGCCCTGAGCCTCGAGCTCCCGGATCAAGGCGGATTCGAGCGCGGTCAGAGCGCCGGGCGAGGGAGGGGCCTTCTCCTGCGACAAAAGCCTCCCGCCCTCCTTGGCGCCGGGAGAGAAGCCGTGCTCCCGGGCCAACTCCGCGAAGAAGGCCTGGCCCGCCCGCTCGAACTCGCCGAGAATCGGCCCCAAGTCCGGAACCACGGCGGCCCAGGGCCGCAAGTCCTCGGCCAGGCGGCTCCAGCGCGCCGAGGAGACCGCGACCCCGTAGTGGGAAACAGCGCTTTCCTCGAAGGAATGGGCCTCATCTATGACAATGGCGTCGTAGGGGGGCAGGCGTGCGCCGGAGAGAAGAAGGGCGTGATTGACCACGAGAATGTGGCTCGACTCGGCTCTTTCCCGGTCCTTGCGGTAGAGGCAGCGCGTTCGCGCCGCCCCGGCCGGGCAAAGCTCGGGATCGCGCGAGACCCGGCTCCAAAAAGCTTGGCTGACAAGGCAGGGCATGGACGAGCGATGAGCGGTCTCAGCGCTTCGGGCCCAGGAGGCCATTTGGGCCAGCGCCCGGCGCTGGGCCTGGGGCAAAGGCTCGGCGGAGGCCGCGAGTCTTTCCAGCCTCCGCAGGCAAAGGTAGTTATCCGCGCCCTGCAGCATGGCGTAGCGTAGAGTAAGGCCGAGGCGCTTCATAGCCTCGGCCGCCAGAGGGAGTTCTTTCTCTAGTATCTGTTCCTGAAGAGCCCGCGTGCAGGTCGAGACGAGCAGGCGCTTGCCTTTTTGCGCCGCCCACAAAGCGCCGGGCAGGAGGTAGGCCAGGGACTTGCCGACTCCGGTCCCGGCCTCGACCACGAGGCGGCTTTCGCCCTCCAAGGCCTCGGCCACGGCCTCGGCCATCTTCAACTGCTGGGGGCGGGTTTCGTAGCGCGGCGAGACATCCGCCAGAATCCCGTCGGGGGCGAAAAGCTGGGCGAGCATCCGAAGGATTATATTAATAAAGCAAGGGCCTATTTCCCATGGGCCCTTCGGCTTCGCCGTCCTAGGACCTTCGCTCCTATCCCGCGGCGCCGCCCCGCGGTATACTACCAAGGCAGATGAAACTCGGACGCCTCGCCTTGATAGGCCTTGCCGCCTTTCCCTCCCCGGCGTTCTCTGCCCAGACGGACGGCACGTTCAAGACCGTGAAGCTCGCGCCCCAGGGGCAAAAAACACTCCACCTGCCGCGCCCGGAGATCATCGCGGGAATGCGCATCAAGGCGCCTTCCTCGGCCCATCTGGAACAAACGGCGGAGCATACGCAACTGCTGCGCCCCAACGCCTCTCAGGAAGAAGCCGCCGCAGCCATGGGGCGGCCCTATTCCGGCGCCCCGCGACAAGAGACGGAGCCTCACTCGGCCATGACAAGGCCCTTTGCCCTTGCCGCGGCCCGCCCCACCCAAGCTCTCCCCGCATTGAGGGATGCCGAATGGGCCAGGAGCTTGTGGAGCGGAAAGCCGGAGGAAGTTTCACAGGCCGCCGCGGCTTTGGAGGCCACCCTCGCCGACCCCGAGCAGGTCGTGTCCCCCGAGCTAGAGCCCTTGCTGAGGGGGGAAATCCTCGCTTATCTGCAGCAGGGCCCGTCGTCCCGGCCGAGCCTCAAGAGCAACGGCAGGCACGAGCCGGAAACCAGCATCCAGGAAATATTCCGGACCTACGAGACCATGGCCGCGGAGAAGCCGTTTTTAATCCCCCATGGGTTCTTGGGAGAAATGCTGGATTTGTGGCAAGTCGAGCCTCAATCCTGGATCAGGGACTCGAAGTCGTTCGACCTATCGCTTTGGATTTTCAGGAAATTGCTGACCATCGTTTGGTACGCCGGTGCCGCCGTCTCGGAGGCAGAGCGCGAGCTCCTGAAGGGCAAATGGAAGGAGATCGAGGCCAACGCCGCCTCCATCGCCTTCATGCGCGGCCGCAACGACCCCCTTCTTCGGGAAACCCGGGCATGGCTGGCGCAAATGCCGCGCCTGCCGGAGCTCCCCGCGCGGACTTCGAGAGAGGCGCTGGCCTTGTCCCGTCCTCTCCGGCAGGATAAGAGAATCATGGACTTGGACGCTCCGGCGGCCCGGGTCCTTTGGGCCCGGGACGGCTCTTCCTTCATCGTGGGAACCGAGAACGGCGAGCTTTCCCTTTGGGACCCCAGGCGGAGAAAACCCCTCTGGACGATGTCAATGGGGGAGCAGGGCGTCAAAGATTTGGCCCTGAGCCCGGACGGCGAGACCTTCTTCATCCTCTTGAAGGACGACGCCAAAATATATCAGCGGGGCTGGCTCGACGGGGAAAAGAGGGAGATCATCACGATCCACGAGAAGCATACGGAGGAAACCCTGCTCTCGCTGGCCGTGAGCCCGGAAAGCCATTTGCTGGCCGGCCTGAGCTCCGAAGGGCGGATCTGGATATGGGCCACCGCCACCGGAGCCCTGCGGAAGATAATCCAGACCAATAATATCTCTCCAGGTGACAGAGCCATTCAATGGACCCCCGATGGAAGAAAGCTCGCATGGGTTGACTGGCATGCTACTACAGGCAAGATCATGGTGATCCACCTCGACCACTACTCCGTGGAAACGGGGCTGAGGGATCGCAGGCCCATCAGCATCCGCCGGCAACAAAAACACGAACACTTTGTATCCATCAGTCCTGACGGAAATTCTCTTGTTCTTTCCAGCATGAAGTGCACGATGCTGGATAACATATCCCATGATTCTGTAGACGCACGCTGGACACCCATCCTGGAGATAGTCCATTCCGGCCCATTGTCGAGACTCAATCCCTCAAGATACATCACCATGGGCAGGGAAACCGCCAGCCGGGTTACCAACATCGCCTGGAGCCCGGACGGCAGGCTCCTGGCCACCGCCGAGGACAACGGCCGCGTCGTTATTTGGGACGCGGCTTCACTGAAGCCGATTCAAAGCCCGTGGGGCCATTCAGGCACCGTCAATGCCATCGCCTTCAGCCCTGACGGAAAATGGCTGCTCACCGGCGGCAGCGATAAAACGGCCCGCCTTCACCCCGTCCAACTCCGCTGATCCGGCCTGATCCCGGACCGCGGGATTATATTATAATGGGCTCTCACGGACCCGAGCCGCGCATGAACAAGACCGAGACCCTGGAAGTCGAGCGACTGTGGCAGGCCGCGCGCTTTTTGCCGCAGAGCGCGCGCCTGCTTGGCACCCGCTACCGCCACCTTTTTCTGGCCTACGCCAAGCAGTTCACGGCGGGGGGAGAGGCGCGCACCGTGGCCGACGCCCTGGGGTTCATCGAGTTCGCCTTCCGGCAGAACCGGGTGGCTCTGCTCGAGCCAGAGCAAAAGGCCCTGCGCCAGGACGCGCGAAAGCTCTTGAGGCGCTACACGCTGCGCCGCGACGGCCCGGCCTTGGAGGCGGTGGAGAAATGGAGGATCAGGCAATGGCTCAACATTTGAGGCTTGAAGGCTCCCCGGCGGCCCACCGGGCGGGGCTCATCCTGGGGCGGGAGAGCGAGGTCTTGCGGCAAATCCACGAGGAGACTCCCAAGAAGGGCATCCCTCCCATTCACATCGGGGCCGAGGAGGGGCAAATCCTCCACTTCCTGGTCCAAGCCTGCTCGGCCGTCAAGGCCGTGGAGATCGGGACCTTGGCCGGCTACTCGGCCTGCTGGATCGCCCAAGCCCTGCCCGAGAACGGGGCCCTTTACACCCTCGAATTCAACCCCAAGCACGCGGCCGCGGCCCGGGAGAACATCCGCAAGGCGGGGCTTAACTCCAAGATATCGGTCGAGGAGGGGGCCGCTCTCGAGCTCCTGCCCGCTTTGGCCGCCCAAGGACCTTTCGACTTCTGCTTCATAGACGCCGACAAGGTGAATTACCCGAGCTACCTGCGCTGGGCCGTCGAAAACGTCCGCCCCGGAGGGATAGTCGCGGGAGACAACGCCTACCTCTTCGGCAAGCTCCACCTCGCCCCCAAGGACGCGGGCGAGGACGCGGCCGGGGTGCCGGCCATGCGCGAGTTCTTGAAGCTCATGGCCGATCCGCAGTATTTCTCCTCCTGCGCCATGCTGCCCACCGCCGAGGGGCTGGCCGTGGCCGTGCGGGCGGGCTGATGCCCGCGACCGCAGCGAGGCCCACGCGAGAGAGCCGCTCCGAGGCGGAGCCGCGCGGCGACTACGAGTGGAAGACCATCCTCCACAACTGCGAGTGCCACACCTTCGACCAGGTCGAGCGCCAGCTCATCAAGGCCATCCGCTGCTCTTTGTCCCAGGCCAGGAGATTCTCCATGGAGGTTCACACCCAGGGCTCGGCGGTGGTCTACCATGGGGCGCGGGAGCGCTGCGAGGCCGTGGCCATGGTCCTGGAAGAGATCGGCCTCCAGGTCCGGGTCTCGAAATAAAATTTGCTAAAGTAGCGCCGTGGCAGGAACTCCCGCCGCTAAAAGCCCGATGCCCCGCCGGCGCCTTGGCCGGACCGGGCTCATGGTCTCCGAGATCGGCTTCGGGGGTTGGGGGATCGGGAAATCCATGTGGGGAAAAACCGATGACGCGGAGTCTCTCAAGGCCCTGCGCGCGGCCTTGGACGCCGGCATCGTCTACTTCGACACGGCCTACGCCTACGGCCGGGGGCATTCCGAGAGGCTGATCGCCAAGGCGCTCAAGGAGTCGCGGCGAAGCGCTGTGGTCTCCACGAAGATACCTCCCCGCAACATGGAGTGGCCGGCGCGCCCGAGCACGCCCCTGGCCTTGGCCTTCCCGCCGGACTGGATCTCGTTCTGTGTGGAGCGCTCGCTCGGCAATCTCGCCGTGGACTGCCTGACCTTGGAGCAGTTCCACGTCTGGACCGACGCCTGGCTCAAGGACCCGCTCTGGCCCGAGGTCGCCGAGACCTTCGCCAGGCTCAAAAAGGAGGGCAAGCTCCGCTTCGTCGGCGCCTCTCTCAACAGCGACGACCCGGACTCCGCCTTGGAGCTCGTGAAATCGGGCTTGGTGGACCAGGTCCAGGTTCTCTTCAACCTCTTCGATCAAAGGGCCGCGGACCGCCTATTTCCGCTCTGCCTTGAGAAGGGGGTGGCCGTGGTCGTGCGCTGCCCCTTCGACGAGGGAAGCCTCACCGGGGAGCTCAGGCCCGAAACCCGGTTCGAGCCCGAGGACTTCCGCGGCCACTATTTCGGAGGGGAGCGCCTGGCCGAGACCTGCCGCAGGGTCCAGGCCCTGGAGCCGGCCGTGCTGGGAGAAAAGGCCCCCGTCTTGGCGACGGCGGCCTTGAAGTATTGCCTGAGCTTTCCCGCGGTCTCGACCGTGATCCCGGGCATGCGCAAGGCGGCCCACGTGGAGAAAAACGCCCGGGCCGCGGACTCCGACTACTACGGCCCCCGGGAGCTCGAGGCCATCGCGGCCCATCGCTGGGTGCGGAACTTCTACACTTGAAGATATCAAACTGCGTCCGGACACGCTCGGCATTAGCCCTGGGAGGGCTCGGGCTCTGCCTCGCCTTCAACGGCTGCTTCTGGGCTTTCATGGGCGGGGCCGCGGAGGGCGGCTACGTCGCCGGGCAAAAGGACCGCGGCGCGGGGGAAACAGTCTCCGATCAATGGATCCACGCCAAGGTCAAGGCCGCCCTTCTCGGCGAAGGCAGGCTGCGCTCCGGCCATATCAACGTGGACGTGGACAAAAGCGTGGTCACCTTGCGCGGCCTGGCGCACACCGAGGAGGAGCGCCGGCTCGCCCTGGCCCTGGCCCGCTCGATCAAGGGCGTCAAGGATGTCAAAGACGAGCTCAAGCTTCCCTAGCCTGGCCCAAGCCGCGCCCTGGCTCGTGTTCGCCCTGGCGCTCGGGGCGCGTTTGGCCTATGCCGCCTGGATAGGCCAGGGCCCGGCCGCGCGCGCGGGGGACGCCCTCGAGTACCACCTCTACGCGGTAAATCTGCTCGACCACGGGCGCTACCAGATTCCGGCGGGCCTGGCCTGGCGCACGCCGGGGTATCCCCTGTTCCTGGCGGGAATCTACTCTCTTTTCGGACGGGGGGTTCTCCCGGTCCAGCTCGTCCAATGCCTGCTCGGGGCCGGGGCCTGCCTGTTAACATTCCTGATCGCCCGAGAAAGCCTGGGCTCGCTGAAGTGGGCGGCCGCGGCCGGACTCGCGACCGCCTGCTACCATGACCTGATCTCTCCCTGCGCGCGACTGCTCACCGAGGCGCCCGCCACTTTCCTCGTCACCGCGGTCTTTTGGCTGCTGGCGCGAAACTCCCGCGGCCTCGGGAAAATGACGGCGCTCGGGGCCGGGGCTCTCCTGGGAGCGGCGTTTCTGATGCGCTCGGAAGTACTGCTGTTCCTGCCGATTTTGATGGCACTCCAGTACTTCGCAAGACCGGAAACAACCCCGACACACGCCAGGTTCTTGATTTTCATCTTGGCGAGTTTCAGCATGTTCTTACTTCCCTGGGCCCTGCGCAACCAGAGGGCCCTCGGCCGGCCCGTCATCACCGGCACGGCGGGCTCCTTCAACCTCTACGCCTGGGGCGTGCCGCGCACCGTGCGCCTGCGCCTAGGCGGGGTCAGGAATTACGCGGAGCCGGACCAGTCCCTGGACGAGCTGAAGAAAGGGGAGTTTTATCGCCGTGCGGTCAAGAAATTTTACAAGGAAACTCCGCTCCCGGTCTTGGCGCGCGCGATCCTCATCAATCTCGCTCTCTTCTACTATCCATTCCATCCGGGATTCGACCCGACCCTCGTCTTTTTCTTGCCGCTCGCATTCGCCGGGATATGGATGAGCCGCAAAGAGCCCCGCGCCCGGCCCTGGGCCGCGTGGGTTCTCTACCTCACGGCCCTGCATCTCTTCGTGGCCGTGGGGGAATCCCGTCACCGCCAGAAGCTGGGAACGGCCGTCGTCCTTCTTTCCTTCCTGGCGCTGAAGACATTGCGCGAGAAATGGGGAGAGAAGTCCTTCTCCCGCGCCCTCTGGGCCTGGTCCGGAGCGAACCTGGCCGTGTGGGTGTGCTCGCCATTGCTGCGCCGCATCATCCTATCTGCTATTTTCTAATGGCACGATCATGATCTTGCTCATCAACCTAATCGGATTCCTGCTCGTTCCTCGGCTTTGCGTCGCCATGTCAGCAAACCAGCCGCTTCTCAGAAAGATCGAAATCATCGACACCAATAATTTCCTTGCGCCTGGGGCTTCCTCTTATCCATTCGACATGACCGACAACTCCGCCCTCCAAAAACTGCGCTCCTATGTCGCCAAGAGGGCAGCTTTTGAGCCGGCAAACGATCCCGAGGTGATCATCCGCGTTCTCGACTGGGTGAGCGCCCAGTGGGAGCATGACGGCATGAATGAGCCCAGAAAAGATGAATCAGCTCTCGACATTCTCAAAGATGTCCACGAGCGCGCCAAGCGTTACCGTTGCGTCGAGTACGGTCTCGTCGCATCCGAGCTCCTGCGCTCGTTGGGATATCCGGCTCGATCCGTAGAGATCGACTCCGATGATTTCACCTATGGCGGCTTTGGGCGCCAGCACGTCGCCGCTGAGGTTTGGTCCAATAGCCTCCAGAAATGGGTATTCATCGATCCCCAGAACGGTGCCTATCCCACTTTTGATGGCGAACTCTTGAGTTTTTATGATTTATACGATCTAAAAAGACGAGGAAAATTCGCTGCGGTCCAGTTCAATGTAACCGAAAGCTTCAGAAAACGCTATCCGGATTTCAACGATCACGAATTCGACCGAACTTACCGGGAGTTTATTGCAAGGTACTTCGGGCATGTGGCAACGACCGTCAATCTCTCTGGGAGGAAACATCTTCTCGCTTTGCAGCTCGATGACAAGACCCAAGCGCTGGCCTTTCAAGGGTGGCCGTATGAGAATGCTGTCTATACACGCAAGCCGGAGGACTTCTATCCCGACATGAATCGGACCTTGATTAGTTTCGAATATCGAAACAAGCGCAGCGGCACAAAGCAGGAGTTGCTGCTGGCCCAGGGAATCAAGACGGAAGAAGAATATCTGGCCAAAATGCCCCTTTGGGCTCCCAAGCCCGACTTCATAGTCTCATTGGCGAATGGCTCCGCCTGGCATTCATATTACGCGTATCGGACATCGAGGCAAGGAGCCTGGGAGCATCTTGACGGAAACTCCATGCCCTGGTCCCTGTCTGCCGGCGACAACTTTTTCGAAGTGCGCTCTATTAATAAGATGGGGATCCCCGGCCCAAGTTCTTTCGTCGTCATCCGTTACCATTAGACATTTTGGCCGCCGGCGCCCACTCCATGTTCCCGGGGTTTTGAAAGGCCCTTCGCCGCGAGACAAACCGGGGCGGATAAGGCGACCTGATTCATAAAAAACGCCGCCTTTGCCAATATATTTTAAGTCCAACTTTCGCCGGCGAAAGTTCGCGGGCTTGGAAACGGAGCAAATTGCCGCGGTCTTGCTTGGGACCGCGATTTGGAGGGCTCGGGCCTATTTATCCCGACGACCCCGTGGGGAAGGGGGCCCCTTTAGGGGGGAACCCAGGACGGGTTCCCCGGGGCCCGGGGGCGGAGGGATGAATAGGCCTGGGCCCTCAAAGCCCGGGAACATGGCGGCACCCATCCTTGAATTTTTCTAGTTTCCGGGCCATACTCCCCAGGACATGGCCAGAAGCATTTCGCGGCACGCCCTTGCCGCTTCTTTGGCGCTGGCCTTCTGCCTTGCTGGGACGGCGTCGGCCGAACAGTTCACGGCCCCGGCAACCGAGGACGCATGCAAAAATGAAGTCCGTGATCCAGCCTGGACCAAGGTCCAATGCCTGAACGCCTACGCCGGCGGAAAAATATTTAAAAAGCTGCTCGCGGGAAGCGGTCTCCCCCAAGGGGAGCTCCTCTTGTATTTTTTGACGCATAAAAACGAAATAAACGCCAAGTATATCGAATCTCTTAAAGAAATCCGGATCAACGGAGGGCTCCTGAGATTGCCTTCAAAAGCCTTGATCGCCGCGATCTCCCACGAAATGGGGCATTGGATTCAAAACACCGTCTTGTTCAAAGGCGAGCTGATTGATGATGATTTCGGATACTCCCCGTGGAGCGATAAGAAGGTGGAGGGCCACGCCGATTGGCTGGGAGCTCGGCTCGCGGTGCGGGCGGGCTACAAGCCCAGGGACTGGATACTGGGCGCCATTATCTTATTCGGCTGCGCAAAAAATATCGAAAAGGAAGGCCGCACTCATCCCTCGCTCAAGAACCGTTTCGTCAACCTCATGAGCAAGGAAGCCAAACTGCGCTCCTGGGTGCGCGGCGACTACGAGCTGACCCATCCCAAGCCCTTCGTCATTGGGGAGTCCCCGGACATGTTCGACCAGCATGGGGCCATTCCCCGCG is from Elusimicrobiota bacterium and encodes:
- a CDS encoding ATP-dependent DNA helicase; this encodes MLAQLFAPDGILADVSPRYETRPQQLKMAEAVAEALEGESRLVVEAGTGVGKSLAYLLPGALWAAQKGKRLLVSTCTRALQEQILEKELPLAAEAMKRLGLTLRYAMLQGADNYLCLRRLERLAASAEPLPQAQRRALAQMASWARSAETAHRSSMPCLVSQAFWSRVSRDPELCPAGAARTRCLYRKDRERAESSHILVVNHALLLSGARLPPYDAIVIDEAHSFEESAVSHYGVAVSSARWSRLAEDLRPWAAVVPDLGPILGEFERAGQAFFAELAREHGFSPGAKEGGRLLSQEKAPPSPGALTALESALIRELEAQGSRSEADEASLLELHSLQGKASALRADLVAILGEESESTARWVEWSGGAVELRSVPLEVGSRLEEGLWSREIPAVMTSATLSSGNGLGEFKSRVGFSGARELVLDSPYDYESQAGLLILEDLPEPAEGESHARALARACLKIVRKVPGGVFLLFSSWRMLRAVHEEMKGKLKKRPLWVQGRSGHEALLSDFMKAGNAVLLGVDTFWQGVDVPGEALSCVVLAKLPFPNFASPMEEARRAWHESLGRSYFDSHSLPRAVMKFRQGFGRLIRSSTDRGAVVVLDPRIVRRSYGEAFLGAIPRCRKLASLEELGEFLSQGGD
- a CDS encoding O-methyltransferase, whose translation is MAQHLRLEGSPAAHRAGLILGRESEVLRQIHEETPKKGIPPIHIGAEEGQILHFLVQACSAVKAVEIGTLAGYSACWIAQALPENGALYTLEFNPKHAAAARENIRKAGLNSKISVEEGAALELLPALAAQGPFDFCFIDADKVNYPSYLRWAVENVRPGGIVAGDNAYLFGKLHLAPKDAGEDAAGVPAMREFLKLMADPQYFSSCAMLPTAEGLAVAVRAG
- a CDS encoding ATP-dependent Clp protease adaptor ClpS is translated as MPATAARPTRESRSEAEPRGDYEWKTILHNCECHTFDQVERQLIKAIRCSLSQARRFSMEVHTQGSAVVYHGARERCEAVAMVLEEIGLQVRVSK
- a CDS encoding aldo/keto reductase codes for the protein MPRRRLGRTGLMVSEIGFGGWGIGKSMWGKTDDAESLKALRAALDAGIVYFDTAYAYGRGHSERLIAKALKESRRSAVVSTKIPPRNMEWPARPSTPLALAFPPDWISFCVERSLGNLAVDCLTLEQFHVWTDAWLKDPLWPEVAETFARLKKEGKLRFVGASLNSDDPDSALELVKSGLVDQVQVLFNLFDQRAADRLFPLCLEKGVAVVVRCPFDEGSLTGELRPETRFEPEDFRGHYFGGERLAETCRRVQALEPAVLGEKAPVLATAALKYCLSFPAVSTVIPGMRKAAHVEKNARAADSDYYGPRELEAIAAHRWVRNFYT
- a CDS encoding BON domain-containing protein, translated to MKISNCVRTRSALALGGLGLCLAFNGCFWAFMGGAAEGGYVAGQKDRGAGETVSDQWIHAKVKAALLGEGRLRSGHINVDVDKSVVTLRGLAHTEEERRLALALARSIKGVKDVKDELKLP
- a CDS encoding glycosyltransferase family 39 protein, translating into MSKTSSSFPSLAQAAPWLVFALALGARLAYAAWIGQGPAARAGDALEYHLYAVNLLDHGRYQIPAGLAWRTPGYPLFLAGIYSLFGRGVLPVQLVQCLLGAGACLLTFLIARESLGSLKWAAAAGLATACYHDLISPCARLLTEAPATFLVTAVFWLLARNSRGLGKMTALGAGALLGAAFLMRSEVLLFLPILMALQYFARPETTPTHARFLIFILASFSMFLLPWALRNQRALGRPVITGTAGSFNLYAWGVPRTVRLRLGGVRNYAEPDQSLDELKKGEFYRRAVKKFYKETPLPVLARAILINLALFYYPFHPGFDPTLVFFLPLAFAGIWMSRKEPRARPWAAWVLYLTALHLFVAVGESRHRQKLGTAVVLLSFLALKTLREKWGEKSFSRALWAWSGANLAVWVCSPLLRRIILSAIF
- a CDS encoding transglutaminase domain-containing protein, giving the protein MILLINLIGFLLVPRLCVAMSANQPLLRKIEIIDTNNFLAPGASSYPFDMTDNSALQKLRSYVAKRAAFEPANDPEVIIRVLDWVSAQWEHDGMNEPRKDESALDILKDVHERAKRYRCVEYGLVASELLRSLGYPARSVEIDSDDFTYGGFGRQHVAAEVWSNSLQKWVFIDPQNGAYPTFDGELLSFYDLYDLKRRGKFAAVQFNVTESFRKRYPDFNDHEFDRTYREFIARYFGHVATTVNLSGRKHLLALQLDDKTQALAFQGWPYENAVYTRKPEDFYPDMNRTLISFEYRNKRSGTKQELLLAQGIKTEEEYLAKMPLWAPKPDFIVSLANGSAWHSYYAYRTSRQGAWEHLDGNSMPWSLSAGDNFFEVRSINKMGIPGPSSFVVIRYH